ACGGCACCGATTCGGGCAGATCCGAGCACCCCGTCGCGCTTGTCCGCCCCTTCGCCGAGGGTGCCTGTAGTGTCACCGGGCTTGATATCGAGGGTCCGCTTGACGGTCGCGTACCCCTGGTCGACGTACTCGGTCTCGGAGTCCGAGGCGGTGACGTATCCCCGGATGAGGGCATCGCGCGCCGGGATGACCGCCTCGAGACCGTTGTCGTCCTTCGCGTCTGGGGGTGGCGCGTGGCGGGACAGCGCGGACACGCTCATCTTCCGGCCGGCCGCGTCGCGGATGACAGCGGCCAGGTAGTTGTCCACCCCGCGGTCCGATTCGGGTGCGGCTCCTCTGAGGTGATCGTCTATTGTGGGATGGCACCGCCGAGGTAGCGGCTGTTGTGGATGCGTTGTTGTTCCTGGGCCAGGTGCCAGGTCCAGTACTGGTCGAAGTCGCCGTTGCTGATCAGGGTGCGGAGTTTGAGGATTGCTTCGGCGCCGTCGAGGCCCCAGCGAGCGCCGGTGACGTCCATACGATCTTTGACCAGGTGGCGGCAGGCGCCTTCGATCACCCCGGTGGCGATCGGCCACCCGTTGGCCAGCGCGGTCGGGTAGTCCAGGTACGGTTTTTTGGCCAGCAGGTAGGCGGCGGCGACATCGGCGGGTTTGCGTTTGCCGGGGTCCAGGCCGTGGTAGGTGGCCTTGCGTCGGATGGCTGCGGCGACTATGCCGGCCCGTCCGGCCAACACCTGCCGGGCCTGGGCGCGGACCCACCGTTCGGCGTTCGGGTCGCCCTCCGGGTGGAAACACCAGGTGGCCTTCCAGAGGTACTCGATGACGTGGATGAAGTCCACAACAACCGGCAAGGTGATCTTGCGGGTTTTGGCCTCGGCGTGGATCCGGTCGATCTGGTGGGTGTTGCCGTCGACCAGGGCGATCCAGGTCCGAGCGTGGTCGGGGTCGCGGCGGTCGGCCTCGGCGAACCCGGCGGCGATCACCGCCGCGGCGTCGTCGGTCACGCTGGCGTGCAGCCACTTGCCGGAGGTGACCGGCGCCGGGGTAGCAGTTTGGGCCGCTTCGGGGTCCTCGGGCAGGATGTCGGCGATGGTGCGCGGCTTGCCGGTCACGTCGAAGACCGCGGCGACCTCGCACATCCGCTTGCGGTTGCGTTTCTCGCCCTTGGACCGGCGGCCGGCCAGTTTCTGGCTGACCGCGGCCTTGGCGGTGCCCGCGCGGAGCCCGTCGGGGCGCATCACCACCCCTTTGGCGTCGAAGGACAACGCCAGCACATCATCATCGGCCGACCAGTCCGGGGCGTGGGCGGTGTAGAAGGCATCCACATCTATCGCCGCTGCGGCGGCCAACGCCTCGACCTGCCGTTTCCCGATACGCACCGTGGTGGCCCGCTCAATCGCGGCCGCCGCGTCGGTGAACGAGCCGCGGGCCGCCTCGGCCGCGGCCAACCGGCGCAGTCCATGCGAGTGCTTCTCCACGGGCAGGTTCAACACCGCGTCCGCCGGGTTCAGATCGGCCCGCGCCCGCGCCCGGTAGGCGATACGCGTCACCACCACCTCACCGAACCGGGTGGCCAGCGTCCGCTGCCGCCCCCGCTCGGCCCACCCCCGCAGATGGCTATCGGCGTCGGTCACCTCGTCGAGCCGTTCCTCCCGACTGGCACGAAGATCCAGACTGTCCTGCAACAACTGACACAGCAACCGCATGCCATCGGTATGCAGCCGCTCCTCCAGTTCGGCGTGAGTCATCCCCGCCGCATGCTCACCGGACAGGAAGTCCACCATCGCGCCGAACCGCACGGATGAGCCGGCGAAAGCATCGTCCGCCGTCTCGGAT
The sequence above is a segment of the Micromonospora sp. WMMA1363 genome. Coding sequences within it:
- a CDS encoding ISKra4 family transposase, which codes for MVDFLSGEHAAGMTHAELEERLHTDGMRLLCQLLQDSLDLRASREERLDEVTDADSHLRGWAERGRQRTLATRFGEVVVTRIAYRARARADLNPADAVLNLPVEKHSHGLRRLAAAEAARGSFTDAAAAIERATTVRIGKRQVEALAAAAAIDVDAFYTAHAPDWSADDDVLALSFDAKGVVMRPDGLRAGTAKAAVSQKLAGRRSKGEKRNRKRMCEVAAVFDVTGKPRTIADILPEDPEAAQTATPAPVTSGKWLHASVTDDAAAVIAAGFAEADRRDPDHARTWIALVDGNTHQIDRIHAEAKTRKITLPVVVDFIHVIEYLWKATWCFHPEGDPNAERWVRAQARQVLAGRAGIVAAAIRRKATYHGLDPGKRKPADVAAAYLLAKKPYLDYPTALANGWPIATGVIEGACRHLVKDRMDVTGARWGLDGAEAILKLRTLISNGDFDQYWTWHLAQEQQRIHNSRYLGGAIPQ